Proteins co-encoded in one Perca flavescens isolate YP-PL-M2 chromosome 11, PFLA_1.0, whole genome shotgun sequence genomic window:
- the cdk5r2b gene encoding cyclin-dependent kinase 5 activator 2 — protein MGTVLSISPATKKSSIMDAELAGEAHKNDKSLKRPSMFVSISWKKLVANPAKKSAKKVTPNPMPVCELPSGRVGQLNSENTRKTHQTEEKKPKAPIPVPVPTVPTQNNDAVVQNGKPSAAQKQPSSLSLVSPRRIVIQASTGELLRCLGDFMCRRCFKLKELNSGEVVLWFRNIDRTLLLQGWQDLGFITPANVVFVYLLCEDTIADSIDSQAELQGTFQTCLYLAYSYMGNEISYPLKPFMIDSNKDVFWETSLRIINRLSAKMLQLNADPHFFTEVFQDLKNQRDTCEANLDR, from the coding sequence ATGGGTACCGTCCTGTCTATATCTCCGGCGACGAAGAAGTCCTCTATTATGGACGCCGAGCTCGCAGGAGAGGCACACAAAAACGACAAGAGTCTCAAGCGGCCTTCAATGTTCGTCTCCATCTCCTGGAAGAAGCTGGTGGCAAATCCGGCAAAGAAGAGTGCCAAGAAAGTGACCCCGAACCCGATGCCCGTCTGCGAGCTCCCGTCCGGCCGAGTGGGTCAGCTTAACAGCGAAAACACCAGGAAGACTCACCAAACCGAAGAGAAGAAACCCAAAGCGCCGATCCCGGTGCCGGTGCCCACAGTCCCCACGCAGAACAACGATGCTGTCGTCCAAAACGGGAAGCCTTCCGCGGCCCAGAAGCAACCCAGCAGCCTGTCTCTGGTGTCACCGAGGCGGATAGTTATCCAGGCTTCAACCGGGGAGCTGCTTCGCTGTTTAGGGGACTTCATGTGCCGCAGGTGTTTTAAACTGAAAGAGCTAAACAGCGGAGAGGTGGTCCTCTGGTTTCGAAACATCGATCGGACTCTTTTGCTCCAGGGCTGGCAGGACCTGGGCTTCATCACTCCGGCTAACGTGGTGTTCGTGTACCTGCTGTGCGAAGACACGATAGCAGACAGCATCGACAGCCAGGCCGAGCTGCAGGGCACCTTTCAGACTTGCCTATACCTCGCATACTCCTACATGGGTAACGAGATCTCCTACCCGCTCAAGCCGTTCATGATCGACTCGAACAAGGACGTTTTCTGGGAGACGTCGCTCCGGATCATCAACAGGCTAAGTGCCAAAATGCTGCAGCTGAATGCAGACCCGCACTTTTTCACCGAGGTCTTTCAGGACCTCAAAAACCAACGAGACACGTGCGAGGCAAACCTGGACCGCTGA